In Fibrobacter sp., one DNA window encodes the following:
- the rplV gene encoding 50S ribosomal protein L22, with protein sequence MQAVAKVKNVRYGVRKLRRVVDLVRGKSVDEAFAMLSILHTQTKGAPLVENALKSAVANFKQKSAAPVTAEELVVKTITADGGTIMKRIHPRSQGRAFRIEKPLSHITVVVANKE encoded by the coding sequence ATGCAAGCTGTTGCTAAAGTAAAAAACGTGCGCTACGGCGTGCGCAAGCTTCGCCGGGTCGTTGACCTGGTCCGCGGCAAGTCCGTGGATGAGGCATTTGCAATGCTCTCCATCCTCCACACTCAAACCAAGGGTGCTCCGCTGGTAGAAAACGCTCTGAAGTCCGCTGTCGCTAACTTCAAGCAGAAGTCTGCCGCTCCGGTCACTGCCGAAGAACTGGTGGTCAAGACCATCACTGCCGACGGCGGTACCATCATGAAGCGTATCCACCCCCGTTCCCAGGGCCGTGCTTTCCGTATCGAAAAGCCGCTCTCTCACATCACAGTCGTTGTGGCCAACAAGGAGTAA
- the rpsS gene encoding 30S ribosomal protein S19, which yields MSRSLKKGAFVDSHVLSKAQAMAGSDKKQPIKTWSRRSTIVPDMVGLTFSVYNGKQFIPVYVTENMVGHKLGEFSMTRTFRGHRKTETAAGGKK from the coding sequence ATGTCGAGATCCCTTAAGAAAGGTGCATTCGTGGATTCCCACGTTTTAAGCAAAGCCCAGGCGATGGCCGGCTCCGACAAGAAGCAGCCTATCAAGACCTGGTCCCGTCGTTCCACAATCGTCCCGGATATGGTCGGACTTACGTTCTCCGTCTATAACGGCAAGCAGTTCATCCCTGTGTACGTCACCGAAAACATGGTGGGCCACAAGCTGGGTGAATTCTCCATGACCCGTACGTTCCGCGGACACAGAAAGACTGAAACCGCTGCTGGAGGAAAGAAATAA
- the rplB gene encoding 50S ribosomal protein L2: MGLKSYRPLTPTLRYKQIGDRKEITAAKPYKPLTEGIKSSSGRNNAGEITSRRRGGGHKKLYRIIDFKRKFAGIPCTVETVEYDPNRSARIALVKYANGKRCYIIAPAEIKVGDVLNSGDGAEFRVGNALPIRDIPLNTIIHNIEMKPGKGAQIARSAGAGAELVAKDGKLCQIKLPSGEVRYISEDCLAVVGQVSNIDHMNESSGSAGRSRWLGKRPAVRGVVMNPVDHPLGGGEGRTSGGRHPCSPWGKNSKGAKTRNNKRTDKYIVRRRQKRA; the protein is encoded by the coding sequence ATGGGTCTGAAATCTTATCGCCCGCTTACCCCGACTCTGCGTTACAAGCAGATTGGTGACCGCAAGGAAATCACCGCTGCCAAGCCGTACAAGCCTCTTACCGAAGGTATCAAGAGCAGCTCCGGCCGCAACAACGCAGGTGAAATCACCTCCCGCCGTCGCGGTGGTGGTCACAAGAAGCTGTACCGTATCATCGATTTCAAGCGCAAGTTCGCAGGCATCCCCTGCACGGTTGAAACCGTGGAATACGATCCGAACCGTTCCGCCCGTATCGCTCTTGTCAAGTATGCAAACGGCAAGCGCTGCTACATCATCGCCCCGGCCGAAATCAAGGTCGGTGACGTGCTGAATTCCGGCGATGGTGCCGAATTCCGCGTAGGTAACGCTCTCCCGATTCGCGATATCCCGCTGAACACCATTATCCACAACATCGAAATGAAGCCGGGCAAGGGTGCCCAGATTGCTCGTTCCGCTGGCGCCGGTGCTGAACTGGTGGCTAAGGACGGCAAGCTCTGCCAGATCAAGCTCCCGAGTGGCGAAGTTCGCTACATCTCGGAAGATTGCCTTGCCGTTGTGGGTCAGGTTTCCAACATCGATCACATGAACGAATCTTCGGGTTCTGCCGGCCGCTCTCGCTGGCTGGGCAAGCGTCCCGCTGTCCGCGGTGTCGTGATGAACCCGGTGGACCACCCCCTTGGTGGTGGTGAAGGTCGTACTTCTGGTGGTCGCCATCCGTGCTCTCCCTGGGGCAAGAACTCCAAGGGTGCCAAAACTCGTAACAATAAGCGCACCGATAAGTACATCGTGCGTCGTCGTCAGAAGAGGGCCTAA
- the rplW gene encoding 50S ribosomal protein L23, which produces MKELHEILVAPHITEESTKNMVDARKDVHKYVFKVAMKATKDEIKAAIEKRFDVKVDSVNTLINRGKIKRVRMVAGKKPNWKKAYITLKAGQKIAEFEGV; this is translated from the coding sequence ATGAAAGAACTTCACGAAATTCTCGTAGCACCTCACATTACCGAAGAATCTACCAAGAACATGGTGGACGCTCGCAAGGATGTGCACAAGTACGTTTTCAAAGTTGCCATGAAGGCCACCAAGGACGAAATCAAGGCCGCTATCGAAAAGCGTTTCGATGTGAAGGTTGACTCTGTCAACACCCTCATCAACCGCGGCAAGATCAAGCGCGTCCGCATGGTCGCTGGCAAGAAACCCAACTGGAAGAAGGCCTACATCACACTTAAGGCCGGGCAAAAGATTGCCGAGTTCGAAGGAGTATAA